The following proteins come from a genomic window of Gimesia chilikensis:
- the pheT gene encoding phenylalanine--tRNA ligase subunit beta: MHINTGWLRDYLSADCKESDLLDALMTVGLEIEEEHHLGQALAPIRIGFIREKKPLAGADHLFECQVEIEKGKLITIVCATAHPVEVGWGVPVAVAGTKLPSGALISEGKIKGTLSQGMICLDGEMGLIARSTGLQVFEDEATLGASLPSVAPLEESLVEVSVLPNRPDCLGMIGVAREVAAVLDMELKYPSARELNSAGAGDAVAVEIADDSLCSRYTCQVFDSVQVRKSPHWLQSRLQTAGLRAINNVVDITNFVMLEWGQPMHAFDFDSLKGNKIEVRRIKEGETLKLLDETEVDAKEQPLVIADGEKPIALAGIMGGADSQTTAESKRILLESACFDPVCIRTSSRKLKISTDSSYRFERGTDPNGMLSGAFNRAAELLQDPELAGAKPASPVTDSYPNVKQPTQFPLDAPRISKILGAEITNQQITDCLSKLEMTHDDKTISVPTWRVDVNNPVVLAEDVARLLRYDSIVMKPMVATTTKGRYSEADTLRSLIASFLTGNGFLESRTPPLTTEQTALAFSQWPGESIQVQNPISKEMTTLRQSLVGSLVEVAERNARRGASSFRFFEIDRTFRENNSENDERWMVGGVLGGPINDAAWIARESEIDFLRAKGLLENLLAHLEVEQVTYTNEEPALGYRVEEFAVISHDGERIGALGRIDLGALGIKDRARVPLYGFELDISTLLKGRGPARMFAGLARTQVIARDISILVPVDLPYLEIERSLENAFAAAVDNLEAEPRKESEGEISLQPKLENVVCIDTFVGESVGEGAKSLTIRMLFRDANHTLTSGEAQQLMDFVVKQLQSEHGAVQR, encoded by the coding sequence ATGCACATTAATACTGGTTGGTTGCGCGATTACCTGTCGGCGGATTGCAAAGAGAGCGATCTGCTGGATGCCCTGATGACGGTCGGGCTGGAAATCGAAGAAGAACATCACCTGGGCCAGGCCCTGGCGCCCATCCGGATCGGTTTTATCCGGGAGAAGAAGCCGCTGGCTGGTGCAGATCATCTGTTCGAATGCCAGGTGGAAATCGAAAAAGGAAAGCTGATTACCATTGTCTGTGCGACCGCGCATCCGGTGGAAGTGGGCTGGGGTGTGCCTGTGGCGGTGGCCGGTACGAAGCTGCCCAGCGGGGCTCTGATTTCCGAAGGTAAGATTAAAGGGACATTATCTCAGGGAATGATCTGCCTGGACGGAGAGATGGGGCTGATTGCCCGTTCGACGGGGCTGCAGGTCTTCGAAGACGAAGCGACGCTGGGAGCCAGTCTGCCGTCAGTCGCCCCGCTTGAAGAATCGCTGGTGGAAGTCTCGGTGCTGCCGAACCGTCCCGACTGCCTGGGGATGATCGGTGTGGCCCGTGAAGTGGCTGCCGTCCTCGATATGGAATTGAAATATCCGAGTGCCCGCGAATTGAATTCTGCGGGCGCAGGTGACGCGGTGGCTGTTGAGATTGCCGACGATTCGCTCTGCTCACGTTATACATGCCAGGTATTTGACAGCGTCCAGGTGCGGAAGTCGCCTCACTGGCTGCAGAGCCGATTGCAGACGGCCGGTCTGCGGGCGATCAACAACGTGGTCGACATCACCAACTTCGTGATGCTGGAATGGGGACAGCCGATGCATGCTTTCGATTTTGACAGCCTGAAGGGGAACAAAATCGAAGTCCGTCGGATTAAAGAGGGCGAAACGCTGAAGCTCCTGGATGAGACAGAGGTCGATGCCAAAGAGCAGCCGCTGGTGATTGCCGACGGCGAGAAACCGATCGCGCTGGCGGGGATCATGGGAGGCGCAGACTCACAGACGACCGCTGAGTCGAAGCGGATTCTGCTGGAGTCGGCCTGTTTCGATCCGGTCTGCATCCGGACTTCATCCCGCAAGCTGAAGATCAGCACGGATTCTTCCTATCGCTTCGAGCGGGGGACCGATCCGAACGGGATGCTGAGCGGCGCGTTCAACCGGGCTGCGGAGCTGCTGCAGGATCCGGAACTCGCCGGGGCGAAGCCGGCTTCGCCCGTGACGGACAGTTACCCGAACGTCAAACAGCCGACACAGTTCCCCCTGGATGCACCGCGCATTTCGAAAATTCTGGGGGCCGAGATTACCAATCAGCAGATTACGGATTGTCTCTCCAAGCTGGAAATGACGCACGACGACAAGACGATTTCGGTGCCGACCTGGCGGGTGGATGTGAATAACCCAGTGGTGCTGGCCGAGGATGTGGCCCGGCTGTTGCGTTATGACAGCATCGTGATGAAACCGATGGTGGCGACTACGACCAAGGGGCGGTATTCCGAAGCGGATACGCTGCGGAGTCTGATTGCGAGCTTCCTGACCGGAAACGGATTCCTGGAAAGCCGGACTCCGCCACTGACGACCGAGCAGACCGCGCTGGCGTTCAGCCAGTGGCCGGGCGAATCGATTCAGGTGCAGAACCCGATTTCCAAAGAGATGACGACGCTGCGTCAGAGTCTGGTGGGGAGTCTTGTGGAAGTCGCGGAACGAAATGCCCGTCGTGGCGCCAGCAGTTTCCGCTTCTTCGAAATCGACCGGACCTTCCGCGAGAACAATTCTGAAAACGATGAGCGGTGGATGGTCGGCGGCGTACTGGGCGGTCCGATCAATGACGCTGCCTGGATTGCCCGGGAGAGCGAGATAGACTTCCTGCGTGCCAAGGGGCTGCTGGAAAACCTGCTGGCACATCTGGAAGTTGAGCAGGTTACCTATACCAATGAAGAGCCGGCCCTGGGTTACCGAGTGGAAGAGTTCGCTGTGATTTCACATGACGGCGAGCGGATCGGAGCCCTGGGCCGCATCGATCTGGGAGCCCTGGGAATCAAAGACCGGGCACGCGTGCCCCTGTATGGTTTCGAGCTGGATATCTCGACGCTGCTGAAGGGGAGAGGACCAGCCCGGATGTTCGCTGGTCTGGCACGAACCCAGGTGATTGCCCGTGATATTTCGATTCTGGTACCCGTCGATCTGCCTTACCTGGAGATCGAGCGGTCACTGGAGAATGCCTTCGCCGCGGCTGTGGATAATCTGGAGGCGGAGCCCCGTAAGGAGAGCGAAGGGGAGATCAGCCTGCAGCCAAAGCTGGAGAACGTGGTCTGTATCGATACCTTCGTCGGTGAGAGCGTGGGAGAGGGGGCCAAAAGCCTGACGATCCGAATGCTGTTCCGCGATGCGAACCATACGCTGACCTCGGGTGAAGCGCAGCAGCTGATGGACTTTGTCGTGAAGCAGCTGCAGTCCGAACACGGAGCTGTCCAGCGGTAA
- a CDS encoding DUF1553 domain-containing protein → MRRLLLLAFGLFCLVSAVEKRTLIAAEADLKQAEFFEKRIRPLLIAECYDCHSEDSVESGLRVDSLSGLIRGGERGPALVPGKPKESLLISAVQHSGQLHMPLKDKLSQKAIADLIQWVEAGAYWPNAKPISEIRKEAAGDTGPLFTKAEQEFWAFQPPQEPAVPQTRNREWAQQPLDQFVLARLEQADAEPASRADKRTLIRRATFDLIGLPPTNKEVEAFLADDSPDAFAKVIDRLLASRRYGERWGRHWLDVARYADSNGLDENLSYANAFRYRDYVIAAFNQDKPFDQFVQEQLAGDILANQPGAENRPEKITATGFLSIGAKMLAEDDQVKMQMDIIDEQLDTVGRTFMGLTLGCARCHSHKFDPIPIEDYYSLAGIFKSTKTMENFKVVARWQEQMLASPEEIQALEQQKQQIAKLDAEIKQIVKQADERFLSAARKRSRDYLLASAIKNYHDQLLKSTGPIGADPGAYKSHAAILVEAENFQTGNVKKATTGYGEGIGVIYNKGTLPNIAEYEIEVPKAGRYQLEIRYAAAQSRPVELSINGELVKNDAASAVTGSWYPKSQEWKVEGFYTLKQGKNRVRLESKIPFPHIDKLLIAEPRTATEQPGGVLAEIPVPENLVSSLTLQWASLIKKSAEDQDSPFAIWNHLIQKGSVPETLSPKWERFSGLNELPEKERILKAAALYGTLFKEVLAEWEAYQKTEAGKEAQGLPDPQREKLRQMLTDAKSLFALPSDRESWYAEATQKKLTARREQKKKQEAALPVYPTAMSVSEQKPENLKVHLRGSHFTLGKEVPRQFLQIIEGEEQTPIDDQHSGRLQLAEWLTSGSHPLTARVMVNRIWRWHFGDGLVRTPDNFGKLGERPTHPELLDWLAVQFVKQGWSIKEMHRLIMLSSTYQMSSEYNPELAARDPENRLLWRVNRKRLEAEAIRDSILQVCGNLDLEMGGSMLGVENRKYVTSTRNVNPVMYQTNRRSVYLPIVRSALYEVLQAFDFADPSVLSGNRVHTTVAPQALFMMNSDFIMQQTSDFAEQVLHETHLDRPGKVKLVYERVFSRPASELEVSRALAYMDQYRQELEPLEMKPEEQEQRTWQSLCRVLISSNEFLFVD, encoded by the coding sequence ATGAGACGACTGTTGCTGTTGGCATTTGGATTGTTCTGCCTCGTTTCTGCGGTCGAGAAACGCACGCTGATCGCGGCGGAAGCGGACCTGAAGCAGGCTGAGTTCTTCGAGAAACGGATTCGTCCGTTGCTGATTGCCGAGTGTTATGACTGCCACAGTGAGGATTCGGTTGAGAGCGGGTTGCGGGTCGATTCGCTGTCAGGATTGATACGAGGTGGCGAGCGGGGTCCTGCCCTGGTGCCGGGCAAGCCGAAAGAGAGCCTGCTGATCAGTGCCGTCCAGCACAGCGGGCAGCTGCATATGCCCCTCAAAGATAAGCTGAGCCAGAAGGCGATTGCCGATCTGATTCAATGGGTTGAAGCAGGCGCTTACTGGCCGAACGCGAAGCCGATCTCGGAAATCCGCAAAGAAGCCGCGGGAGATACGGGGCCGCTGTTTACAAAAGCGGAGCAGGAGTTCTGGGCCTTTCAACCGCCGCAGGAACCTGCGGTGCCGCAAACCCGGAACCGGGAGTGGGCACAGCAGCCGCTGGATCAGTTTGTACTGGCGCGCCTGGAACAGGCGGACGCGGAGCCGGCCTCACGCGCTGATAAGCGGACGCTGATCAGGCGGGCGACGTTCGATCTGATCGGTCTGCCTCCGACGAATAAGGAAGTCGAAGCATTTCTGGCCGACGATTCACCGGATGCGTTTGCGAAAGTGATTGACCGTCTGCTGGCATCACGACGTTACGGTGAGCGTTGGGGGCGGCACTGGCTGGACGTGGCACGCTATGCCGATTCGAACGGTCTCGATGAAAACCTGTCGTACGCGAACGCGTTCCGCTATCGGGATTACGTGATCGCCGCCTTCAACCAGGATAAGCCTTTCGATCAGTTTGTGCAGGAACAGCTGGCGGGAGACATTCTCGCAAATCAACCGGGGGCTGAGAACCGTCCTGAGAAAATCACTGCGACCGGCTTCCTGTCGATCGGGGCCAAGATGCTGGCCGAAGATGACCAGGTCAAAATGCAGATGGATATCATCGACGAACAGCTGGATACGGTGGGGCGGACTTTCATGGGGCTGACCCTGGGATGTGCCCGCTGCCATTCGCATAAGTTCGATCCGATTCCGATTGAAGACTACTATTCGCTGGCGGGGATCTTCAAAAGCACGAAGACGATGGAGAACTTCAAGGTGGTCGCCCGCTGGCAGGAACAGATGCTGGCCAGCCCGGAAGAGATTCAGGCGCTGGAGCAGCAGAAACAGCAGATCGCGAAGCTGGATGCCGAGATCAAGCAGATCGTGAAACAGGCCGATGAACGGTTTCTGAGTGCGGCGCGAAAGCGGTCCCGCGATTATCTGCTGGCGTCTGCGATTAAAAACTATCACGATCAACTATTGAAATCGACTGGGCCGATTGGTGCCGACCCCGGTGCCTATAAGTCTCACGCGGCAATCCTGGTCGAAGCGGAAAACTTTCAGACCGGTAACGTGAAGAAAGCGACGACCGGGTACGGCGAGGGGATTGGCGTCATCTATAACAAGGGGACGCTGCCCAACATTGCCGAGTATGAAATTGAGGTCCCGAAAGCCGGCCGCTATCAGTTGGAAATTCGGTATGCAGCGGCCCAGTCCCGGCCGGTGGAACTTTCGATCAACGGTGAGCTGGTCAAGAATGATGCGGCCAGTGCGGTGACCGGCAGCTGGTATCCCAAGTCGCAAGAGTGGAAGGTGGAAGGTTTCTATACACTCAAGCAGGGAAAGAACCGGGTGCGGCTGGAGAGCAAGATTCCCTTTCCGCACATTGACAAACTGCTGATTGCGGAGCCCCGCACCGCGACAGAGCAGCCCGGAGGAGTGCTGGCTGAGATCCCGGTTCCGGAGAATCTGGTTTCGAGTCTGACGCTGCAATGGGCCTCATTGATCAAGAAGTCTGCTGAAGATCAGGATTCGCCGTTTGCCATCTGGAATCATCTGATTCAAAAAGGATCGGTGCCCGAAACGTTGAGTCCCAAATGGGAACGCTTCAGTGGATTGAATGAACTTCCGGAGAAAGAGCGGATTTTGAAAGCTGCTGCACTTTACGGTACTCTGTTCAAGGAAGTGCTGGCAGAGTGGGAGGCGTATCAGAAAACGGAAGCCGGGAAAGAGGCGCAGGGACTGCCTGACCCACAGCGGGAAAAGCTGCGGCAGATGCTGACCGATGCGAAGTCCCTGTTTGCCTTGCCTTCAGATCGGGAGAGCTGGTATGCAGAGGCGACTCAAAAGAAACTGACAGCCCGGCGTGAGCAGAAGAAAAAACAGGAAGCGGCTTTGCCTGTCTACCCGACGGCGATGTCGGTCTCCGAGCAGAAGCCGGAAAACCTGAAAGTGCATTTGCGGGGCAGTCATTTCACGCTGGGGAAAGAAGTTCCCCGGCAGTTCCTGCAGATTATTGAGGGCGAAGAGCAAACACCCATCGATGACCAGCACAGCGGTCGCCTGCAACTGGCAGAGTGGCTGACCAGCGGTTCGCATCCGCTGACAGCACGCGTGATGGTGAACCGCATCTGGCGGTGGCACTTTGGTGACGGGCTGGTCAGAACGCCGGACAACTTTGGAAAGCTGGGAGAACGTCCCACTCATCCGGAACTGCTGGACTGGCTGGCGGTGCAGTTTGTGAAACAGGGCTGGTCGATCAAAGAGATGCATCGACTGATCATGCTTTCGTCAACGTACCAGATGAGTTCTGAGTACAACCCGGAACTGGCGGCACGCGATCCCGAGAACCGCCTGTTGTGGCGGGTGAATCGCAAGCGTCTGGAAGCGGAGGCAATTCGGGATTCGATTCTGCAGGTATGCGGCAATCTGGACCTGGAGATGGGTGGTTCAATGCTGGGTGTCGAGAACCGCAAATATGTTACCAGTACGCGAAACGTCAATCCGGTAATGTATCAGACCAACCGGCGTTCGGTTTATCTGCCGATTGTGCGAAGTGCTTTATATGAAGTTTTGCAGGCCTTCGATTTTGCCGATCCAAGTGTGCTGTCCGGGAACCGGGTGCACACGACGGTCGCACCGCAGGCCTTATTCATGATGAATAGCGATTTCATCATGCAGCAGACCAGTGACTTTGCGGAGCAGGTGCTGCACGAGACGCACCTGGATCGGCCGGGGAAGGTCAAGCTGGTTTACGAACGGGTTTTCAGTCGGCCGGCGAGCGAGTTAGAGGTGTCGCGGGCACTGGCTTACATGGATCAGTATAGGCAGGAACTGGAGCCGCTGGAGATGAAACCGGAAGAGCAGGAGCAGCGGACCTGGCAGAGCCTGTGTCGGGTGCTGATTTCTTCGAACGAGTTTCTGTTTGTGGATTGA
- a CDS encoding DUF1501 domain-containing protein gives MNHGIHHQRPARISRREMLRQSSAGFGSLALAGLLGSESQAAGASLAQQPHFAPKAKRVIFLFMHGGPSHMDTFDYKPQLQKDSGKPLPFDKPKIFSAQTGNLLGSPWKFKQHGESGAWVSELFPHVAGCVDNLCIINSMYGSNSRHGGALLELHTGSDTFVRPSMGSWITYGLGSENQDLPGFITVCPTLTHGGVNAYSSSFLPADYQGTPIGNASIPADKALIPFIKNKSGVPLATQRKELDFLQQMNREHLSEAGPDAALEGRINSFELAYRMQTTAPELQDISDESEATQKMYGLDNDVTKNFGRQCLMARRFAERGVRFVQITHSYKWDQHSGLKTALPRNCQEVDQPIAALIKDLKSRGLLEDTLVLWGGEFGRTPVSQGADGRDHNPQGYTMWLAGGGIKGGLQYGATDDYGYYAVKDKIHVHDLHATMLHLLGLDHKRLTYKFAGRDFRLTDIHGEVMYDLFA, from the coding sequence ATGAATCACGGAATACATCATCAGAGACCAGCCAGGATCTCGCGGCGGGAAATGCTGCGTCAGAGTTCAGCCGGGTTTGGCAGTCTGGCACTGGCGGGGCTGCTGGGGAGTGAAAGCCAGGCGGCTGGAGCTTCGCTGGCGCAGCAGCCGCACTTCGCGCCCAAAGCCAAACGCGTGATCTTTCTATTCATGCACGGCGGTCCCTCGCACATGGATACGTTCGACTACAAACCGCAGTTGCAGAAAGACAGCGGGAAGCCACTCCCCTTTGATAAGCCGAAGATTTTCTCGGCCCAGACGGGCAACCTGCTCGGTTCTCCCTGGAAGTTCAAGCAGCACGGTGAGAGTGGTGCCTGGGTGAGTGAGCTGTTTCCGCATGTGGCGGGTTGCGTGGATAACCTGTGCATTATCAACTCGATGTACGGTTCGAATTCGCGGCACGGCGGGGCACTGCTGGAACTGCATACCGGGAGTGACACGTTTGTGCGTCCGAGTATGGGGTCGTGGATCACATACGGCCTGGGATCGGAGAACCAGGATCTGCCCGGCTTTATCACGGTCTGTCCGACGCTGACCCATGGGGGGGTGAATGCCTACAGCTCATCGTTTCTGCCGGCCGATTACCAGGGGACGCCGATCGGCAATGCAAGTATTCCTGCGGACAAGGCACTGATTCCCTTTATCAAAAACAAGAGCGGTGTGCCGCTGGCGACACAGCGGAAGGAACTCGATTTTCTGCAGCAGATGAACCGGGAGCACTTGAGTGAAGCGGGCCCCGATGCGGCGCTGGAGGGGCGGATCAACTCGTTCGAGCTGGCGTACCGGATGCAGACGACGGCCCCGGAACTGCAGGACATCAGTGATGAGTCAGAAGCGACCCAGAAGATGTATGGACTGGATAACGACGTGACGAAAAACTTCGGACGGCAGTGTCTGATGGCGCGGCGGTTCGCGGAGCGGGGCGTGCGGTTCGTACAGATTACGCATAGTTACAAGTGGGATCAGCATTCCGGATTGAAGACGGCGTTGCCGCGGAACTGTCAGGAAGTGGATCAGCCGATCGCGGCCCTGATTAAAGATCTGAAATCACGGGGACTGCTGGAAGACACGCTGGTGCTCTGGGGTGGCGAATTCGGTCGGACCCCCGTGAGCCAGGGAGCGGACGGCCGGGACCATAACCCGCAGGGCTATACCATGTGGCTGGCCGGGGGCGGAATCAAAGGAGGCCTGCAGTACGGTGCCACGGACGACTATGGTTATTACGCCGTGAAGGACAAGATCCACGTGCATGATCTGCACGCCACGATGCTGCATCTGCTGGGGCTGGATCATAAACGGCTGACGTACAAATTTGCCGGACGGGACTTCCGGCTGACCGACATTCATGGCGAGGTGATGTACGACCTGTTTGCCTGA
- a CDS encoding Ldh family oxidoreductase — protein MPQIEVESALVDATQLKRFCLQLLTEADLHPEEAELVADSLVESNLRGIDSHGVARLPHYLERIRQQSIKARPTMQWEPLGEAVGRVDGDHGLGQLAMVKAADHAVELARGSGAGWVSICNSSHCGALAYYGLRIAREGMIGFVFTHVDPMVTPHGSAEPFCGTNPVCITAPGKNAQSLCLDMATSITPWNTVANAATEGVSIPGGWALDANGEGTTDPNQVAALFPFGGFKGSGLGLLIDVLCALLGGAPIGPDIPKMYGDLSQRRLLGGLVGAIDISRFTDVSGFQDRIAEIIQRWGALKPLAAGEKVLYPGEPEALKREERLQTGIPVGLKLIAQFNALAEQRGLQPLDVETSVAEEITSSTTESVS, from the coding sequence TTGCCACAGATTGAAGTTGAGAGTGCGTTGGTCGATGCGACACAGTTGAAGCGGTTCTGTCTGCAACTGCTGACCGAGGCGGATCTGCATCCGGAAGAAGCGGAGCTGGTGGCAGACTCGCTGGTGGAATCGAATCTGCGCGGCATCGATTCACATGGTGTGGCCAGACTGCCGCACTACCTGGAGCGGATCAGGCAACAGAGCATCAAGGCTCGCCCGACGATGCAGTGGGAGCCACTGGGCGAGGCTGTGGGCCGGGTTGACGGCGATCATGGACTGGGCCAGCTGGCGATGGTAAAAGCTGCCGACCATGCGGTTGAGCTGGCGCGGGGCTCCGGTGCCGGCTGGGTTTCGATCTGTAATTCTTCGCATTGCGGTGCGCTGGCCTATTATGGTTTGCGGATTGCCCGGGAGGGGATGATCGGCTTTGTGTTTACGCACGTCGATCCGATGGTCACGCCTCATGGTTCTGCGGAGCCCTTCTGTGGGACGAACCCGGTCTGCATTACGGCACCCGGCAAAAATGCGCAGTCGCTGTGCCTGGATATGGCCACGAGTATCACGCCCTGGAATACGGTGGCCAATGCTGCGACGGAAGGGGTTTCGATTCCGGGCGGCTGGGCCCTGGACGCCAACGGGGAGGGGACGACCGATCCAAATCAAGTCGCTGCTCTGTTTCCCTTTGGCGGGTTTAAGGGTTCCGGTCTGGGGTTGTTGATTGACGTGCTCTGTGCGCTGCTGGGTGGTGCACCGATTGGGCCGGATATCCCGAAGATGTATGGCGATCTTTCCCAGCGACGGTTACTGGGTGGACTGGTGGGCGCGATTGACATCAGCCGGTTTACAGATGTGTCCGGGTTCCAGGATCGCATCGCCGAGATCATTCAGCGCTGGGGGGCTTTGAAACCCCTGGCGGCCGGTGAGAAGGTTTTGTATCCCGGTGAGCCAGAGGCATTAAAGCGGGAAGAGCGCCTGCAAACGGGGATTCCCGTAGGGCTCAAATTGATTGCACAGTTCAACGCACTGGCAGAACAACGTGGATTGCAGCCATTAGATGTAGAGACTTCTGTCGCTGAGGAAATCACATCCTCAACGACGGAATCGGTGAGTTGA
- a CDS encoding TlpA family protein disulfide reductase has product MSFKPLVFALSLALLSACSQETPTADSTPEETPAAETAVAKTESPAPAIPGAQTFEENGVTAEIANWDQVQEFVQKQKGKVVVVDLWSTWCEPCIAEFPHLVELQKKYPEKVVCVSYNMNYDGSKDSPPESNKEELMEFYTKHNAEIINIISSTPDMDLYEKIDLASIPAAYVYGPDGKLAKRFDNEKQEYGKEGFTYDKHIIPYIDEMLKQPAESKE; this is encoded by the coding sequence ATGTCATTCAAACCGCTTGTATTCGCGCTCTCACTTGCCCTTCTCTCCGCCTGCAGCCAGGAAACGCCGACCGCCGATTCCACACCAGAAGAAACCCCGGCTGCTGAAACCGCTGTTGCAAAAACGGAATCTCCGGCCCCTGCCATCCCTGGAGCCCAGACGTTCGAAGAGAACGGAGTAACCGCGGAAATCGCCAACTGGGATCAGGTGCAGGAATTCGTTCAGAAACAAAAAGGAAAAGTCGTGGTCGTTGACCTCTGGTCCACCTGGTGCGAGCCCTGCATCGCCGAGTTCCCTCACCTCGTCGAATTGCAGAAAAAATACCCGGAAAAGGTCGTCTGTGTTTCGTACAACATGAATTACGACGGAAGTAAGGACTCCCCCCCCGAATCCAATAAAGAAGAGCTGATGGAGTTCTACACCAAACACAATGCGGAGATTATCAACATCATCTCCAGCACTCCTGACATGGATCTGTATGAGAAAATTGATCTCGCCTCAATCCCCGCAGCTTACGTTTATGGCCCCGACGGGAAGCTGGCCAAACGCTTCGACAATGAAAAACAGGAATACGGGAAAGAGGGTTTCACTTACGACAAACATATCATTCCCTACATCGATGAAATGCTCAAACAGCCCGCAGAGTCTAAAGAGTAA
- a CDS encoding beta-propeller fold lactonase family protein: MFLCARSVRFTLPLILTLLSFAPRPTLAGSSSSLLGISTDGKLLACSNRDSGTVSIIDLDKNEKVHEIKVGRHPEGVTFLGDTHKLATAVYDDDVVVFLDADTGKQLGQTEVFDEPYGIVSTSKGDKVYVTLDYPGRIVEINTKTQSVSNEFSVGQHVKGLAISNDDQSLFSTEYYTALVRQTDAITGKTIDEWEGGSTDNLARQITLHPRRAKAYLPHIRSRITVAHGAGSIFPIVSIVDTKPADGSRRKKIPMDSFQGARVTSNPWDTAITPDGKTFFVVFAGTDDMFVCNVIDDDYRELTFRARLNLGHNPRGVRVAPDGKTFYIYNALDFNIVAYDTDTLQRRATIAVTENPHSEEVLLGKRLFYTALQPMSSRLWISCASCHPDGQPDGKTWHNPEGLRNTQSLAGMAWTHPIHWSADRDEVQDFEHTIRGPLMQGRGLVTGRINDSLKAPNKGLSQALDAMAAYSNTHEFTLSPHAKQGLSPAAQRGRELFFSKQTKCATCHSGPFYSDSNPTDKIIRHNVGTAVDNPGELMGPEYDTPTLLGIYRTAPYLSHGKAQTLEEVLTVYNHDDQHGVTSQLSKQERADLIEFLKALPYEDPVPQAEAAGLVKVNK; encoded by the coding sequence ATGTTTCTCTGTGCCAGGTCCGTTCGCTTTACCCTGCCTCTTATACTTACACTGTTGAGTTTCGCCCCCCGGCCAACACTCGCCGGCAGTTCCAGCAGCCTGCTCGGCATTTCGACCGACGGCAAACTGCTCGCCTGCTCGAACCGAGACAGCGGAACGGTATCGATCATCGACCTGGACAAAAACGAAAAAGTACATGAAATCAAAGTCGGTCGGCACCCCGAGGGCGTCACCTTTCTGGGTGACACCCACAAGTTAGCGACCGCCGTCTACGATGATGACGTCGTCGTCTTCCTTGACGCAGATACCGGCAAACAACTCGGACAGACTGAAGTCTTCGACGAACCCTACGGCATCGTCTCTACCTCAAAAGGAGACAAGGTCTATGTGACCCTGGATTATCCGGGCCGCATCGTAGAGATCAATACGAAAACCCAAAGCGTCAGCAACGAGTTTTCAGTAGGCCAGCATGTGAAAGGCCTGGCGATTTCCAACGATGACCAGAGCCTGTTTTCCACCGAATACTACACTGCACTGGTCCGTCAGACTGACGCAATAACCGGCAAGACCATCGATGAATGGGAAGGCGGCAGCACAGACAATCTCGCTCGTCAGATCACCCTGCACCCCCGACGGGCCAAGGCATATCTGCCACACATTCGCTCGCGAATTACTGTCGCCCACGGGGCCGGCTCGATCTTTCCCATCGTCTCTATCGTGGATACCAAACCCGCTGATGGCTCACGCCGTAAGAAGATTCCCATGGACTCCTTCCAGGGAGCCCGGGTGACTTCCAACCCCTGGGATACCGCGATTACCCCCGACGGCAAAACCTTCTTCGTCGTCTTCGCCGGCACCGACGACATGTTCGTGTGCAATGTCATCGACGATGACTACCGCGAACTGACATTCCGGGCCCGGCTGAATCTGGGACATAATCCCCGCGGAGTCCGCGTCGCGCCCGATGGAAAAACTTTTTACATTTACAACGCACTCGACTTTAACATCGTCGCCTATGACACAGACACCCTGCAGAGACGAGCCACGATCGCCGTTACCGAGAATCCGCACAGCGAAGAAGTGCTTCTCGGCAAGCGTCTGTTCTATACTGCACTGCAGCCCATGTCGAGCCGCCTCTGGATCTCCTGTGCCAGCTGTCATCCCGATGGACAACCCGACGGCAAAACCTGGCACAACCCTGAAGGCCTGCGGAACACTCAATCCCTGGCTGGCATGGCCTGGACTCATCCGATCCACTGGTCCGCCGACCGGGATGAAGTCCAGGATTTTGAGCACACCATCCGCGGCCCTCTGATGCAGGGACGGGGCCTGGTCACCGGTAGAATCAACGATTCACTCAAAGCTCCCAATAAAGGACTCTCGCAGGCATTGGATGCGATGGCCGCCTATTCCAACACACACGAATTCACCCTCAGCCCTCATGCCAAACAGGGACTCAGCCCGGCTGCCCAACGGGGACGAGAGCTCTTCTTTTCCAAGCAGACGAAGTGCGCCACCTGTCATTCCGGGCCCTTCTATTCTGATTCGAATCCCACCGACAAAATCATTCGGCACAACGTGGGCACCGCCGTCGATAACCCCGGCGAACTGATGGGCCCCGAATATGACACCCCTACTCTGCTGGGAATCTATCGCACTGCTCCCTATCTGTCCCACGGAAAAGCACAGACCCTCGAAGAAGTCCTGACCGTCTACAACCATGACGACCAGCACGGCGTTACCAGCCAGCTCTCCAAACAGGAACGGGCTGACCTCATCGAGTTTCTGAAAGCCCTCCCCTATGAAGACCCGGTCCCCCAGGCAGAAGCCGCCGGACTGGTGAAAGTTAACAAATAA